Proteins found in one Salvia splendens isolate huo1 chromosome 10, SspV2, whole genome shotgun sequence genomic segment:
- the LOC121750086 gene encoding serine/threonine-protein phosphatase 2A 65 kDa regulatory subunit A beta isoform-like produces the protein MSMVDEPLYPIAVLIDELKNEDIQLRLNSIRRLSTIARALGEERTRKELIPFLSENNDDDDEVLLAMAEELGVFIPYVGGEEHANVLLPPLETLCTVEETCVRDKAVESLCRIGSQMRESDLVDSFIPLAKRLAAGEWFTARVSACGVFHIAYPSAPDTLKTELRSIYSQLCQDDMPMVRRAAATHLGKFAATVEAAHLKTDIMSMFEDLTQDDQDSVRLLAVEGCAALGKLLEPQNCVAHILPVIVNFSQDKSWRVRYMVANQLYELCEAVGPEPTRTDLVPAYVRLLRDNEAEVRIAAAGKVTKFCRILDPELSIQHILPCVKELSSDSSQHVRSALASVIMGMAPVLGKDATIEQLLPIFLSLLKDEFPDVRLNIISKLDQVNQVIGIDLLSQSLLPAIVELAEDRHWRVRLAIIEYIPLLASQLGVGFFDDKLGALCMQWLQDKVYSIREAAANNLKRLAEEFGPEWAIQHIVPQVLDMVTNPHYLYRMTVLQAISLLAPVMGSDITCSKLLPVIVNATKDRVPNIKFNVAKVLQSMIPIVHQSVVEKTIRPSLVELSEDPDVDVRFFANQALQSIHQVVMSS, from the exons ATGTCGATGGTGGATGAACCACTGTACCCAATAGCAGTCCTGATAGACGAGTTAAAGAATGAGGACATTCAGCTACGATTGAACTCCATACGTAGACTATCCACCATTGCACGTGCGCTCGGGGAGGAAAGGACTAGAAAGGAGTTGATTCCGTTTTTGAGTGAGAACAATGATGACGATGATGAGGTGCTGCTTGCTATGGCTGAAGAATTGGGCGTCTTCATTCCATATGTTGGAGGAGAGGAACATGCTAACGTGCTGCTCCCCCCTTTAGAAACACTTTGCACCGTGGAGGAGACCTGTGTGAGGGACAAAGCTGTAGAATCGTTGTGCAGAATTGGATCACAAATGAGGGAGAGTGATTTGGTTGACTCGTTTATTCCTCTTGCTAAG AGACTGGCAGCAGGCGAGTGGTTTACCGCCCGTGTCTCAGCTTGTGGCGTATTTCATATTGCATATCCAAGTGCCCCAGATACACTAAAGACAGAATTAAGGTCAATATACAGCCAATTATGTCAGGATGATATGCCTATGGTGAGAAGAGCAGCTGCAACACACTTGGGAAAGTTTGCTGCTACAGTGGAAGCTGCTCATCTCAAGACAGATATAATGTCTATGTTTGAGGACCTCACACAAGATG ATCAAGATTCTGTTCGCTTACTGGCTGTTGAGGGCTGCGCTGCTCTTGGCAAGTTATTGGAGCCTCAAAATTGTGTTGCCCATATTCTGCCTGTGATTGTCAACTTCTCACAG GATAAGTCTTGGCGTGTTCGTTACATGGTTGCCAATCAATTATATGAGCTTTGTGAGGCTGTGGGGCCTGAACCTACTAG GACGGATTTAGTTCCTGCATATGTGCGCCTGCTTCGAGATAATGAAGCAGAAGTGCGAATAGCAGCTGCCGGAAAAGTTACAAAATTCTGTCGGATTCTTGATCCAGAACTTTCTATCCAGCATATTCTGCCCTGTGTGAAG GAATTGTCATCTGATTCTTCCCAACATGTAAGATCTGCTTTGGCATCTGTTATTATGGGGATGGCTCCTGTCTTGGGAAAG GATGCAACAATCGAACAACTTCTTCCCATATTTCTCTCCCTCTTGAAAGACGAATTCCCTGATGTTCGCCTCAATATCATTAGCAAGTTGGACCAAGTCAATCAG GTTATAGGAATCGATCTTCTCTCCCAGTCCTTACTACCAGCCATTGTCGAGCTGGCAGAAGACAGACATTGGAGAGTCAGGCTTGCCATCATAGAATATATACCTCTTTTGGCTAGTCAGTTGGGTGTTGGATTTTTCGACGACAAGCTCGGTGCCCTTTGCATGCAGTGGCTGCAGGACAAG GTTTACTCGATCCGAGAAGCTGCTGCTAATAATTTGAAACGCCTGGCGGAGGAATTCGGTCCAGAATGGGCAATACAGCACATCGTTCCTCAG GTCTTGGATATGGTGACGAACCCACACTATTTGTATCGTATGACTGTACTTCAAGCAATCTCGCTACTTGCTCCGGTCATGGGTTCCGATATAACGTGCTCCAAATTATTGCCTGTCATTGTCAACGCTACCAAGGACAG AGTGCCCAACATCAAATTCAACGTGGCCAAGGTGTTGCAGTCGATGATCCCCATCGTTCATCAATCT GTGGTGGAGAAGACTATTCGCCCCAGTTTGGTCGAGCTCTCGGAGGACCCTGACGTCGATGTCCGTTTTTTCGCGAATCAAGCGCTACAGTCAATCCATCAAGTCGTGATGTCGAGCTAG
- the LOC121751951 gene encoding cytochrome P450 71A9-like gives MMSLILLSLSIPIVLFLYFQTQKPKNGNKLTPPGPPGLPIIGNMLQIDGQFPYTHFQRLSKQYGPVMSLKLGVRHVVVISSVEAVKEISKSYDSIFSGRPSLVAMNRLSYNGIDIGFSDYNDTWREMRKISTLHLFSPKQVQSSYPIFREEVRNIMEKIARDASSSTVVNFSETTTSLLGNIMVRLVFGVHGGDRFNVLLREVQVIYAAFFVEDYLPSLRWIDRLSGMAAALDKIFHKLDSFCQELIEEHMNPNRPKSMESDFIGSLLRIKENGSSSFPLTLYHIKAVLVDMVMGGSDTVGNAIVWTMTSLMKKPSVMKKLQEEIRRLAGKKDMIDKQDIEKLPYLRAVIKEALRLYPPGPLSVPRETTDKCTVNGYEIEGGTMVYINVWAIGRDPAAWENADEFLPERFLEGQNPELISFGFGRRGCPGMGMAMAEVELAMANFVYKFNWELPVGMKEEDIDFECKHGAALHKKNDLCLVATVAV, from the exons atgatGTCACTTATTTTACTCTCATTATCTATTCCCATAGTCTTGTTTCTCTACTTCCAAACACAAAAACCTAAAAATGGCAACAAACTCACACCACCCGGCCCACCGGGGCTGCCGATCATCGGCAATATGCTCCAAATCGACGGTCAGTTTCCGTACACTCACTTCCAGCGTCTCTCCAAGCAATATGGCCCCGTCATGTCCCTCAAGCTCGGAGTTCGACACGTCGTTGTGATTTCCTCAGTAGAAGCAGTGAAAGAGATCTCGAAATCATATGATTCCATTTTCTCAGGCCGACCTTCTCTTGTCGCCATGAATAGGCTGTCGTATAACGGCATAGATATCGGGTTTTCGGACTACAACGACACGTGGAGGGAGATGAGGAAGATCTCCACCCTCCATCTCTTCAGCCCGAAGCAAGTTCAATCATCTTACCCCATTTTCAGAGAGGAAGTGAGAAATATTATGGAGAAGATTGCTAGAGATGCCTCTTCTTCCACTGTCGTCAATTTCAGTGAGACGACGACGTCGCTTTTAGGTAATATCATGGTCAGACTTGTGTTTGGGGTACATGGAGGTGATCGTTTCAACGTTCTTCTTCGCGAAGTTCAGGTCATATATGCGGCCTTTTTTGTGGAGGATTACTTGCCTTCGCTTCGATGGATTGATAGGCTCTCTGGAATGGCTGCAGCGCTTGATAAGATTTTTCACAAGTTGGATTCTTTTTGTCAAGAATTGATTGAAGAGCATATGAATCCGAATAGGCCTAAATCTATGGAAAGTGACTTCATCGGTAGTTTGTTAAGGATTAAAGAAAATGGATCCTCTTCCTTTCCTCTTACATTATACCACATCAAAGCTGTACTAGTG GATATGGTAATGGGAGGCAGCGACACGGTAGGAAATGCTATAGTGTGGACAATGACGTCGTTGATGAAAAAGCCTTCGGTGATGAAGAAGTTGCAAGAGGAGATAAGGCGGTTGGCCGGAAAGAAAGATATGATCGATAAACAAGACATAGAGAAACTTCCATATTTGAGGGCAGTTATAAAAGAGGCTTTGAGATTGTATCCACCAGGTCCACTATCAGTGCCAAGAGAGACTACTGATAAGTGTACTGTAAATGGTTATGAAATAGAAGGTGGAACTATGGTGTATATCAATGTTTGGGCTATTGGTCGAGATCCTGCCGCGTGGGAAAATGCGGATGAATTCTTGCCGGAGAGGTTCTTGGAGGGTCAGAATCCGGAGTTGATATCGTTTGGATTCGGGCGGAGAGGGTGTCCGGGAATGGGAATGGCGATGGCCGAGGTGGAACTTGCGATGGCAAATTTTGTATACAAATTTAATTGGGAATTGCCGGTTGGAATGAAGGAAGAGGATATTGATTTCGAGTGTAAGCATGGAGCAGCACTGCATAAGAAGAATGATCTTTGTCTCGTTGCCACAGTTGCCGTATAA
- the LOC121751955 gene encoding cytochrome P450 71A9-like, whose product MRKISTLHLFSPKQVQSSYPIFRDEVRKIMEKISRDASSSTVVNFSETTMSLLRNIMVRLVFGVHGGDRLNVLLREVLVIYAAFFVEDYLPSLRWIDRLSGMAAALDKIFHKLDSFCQELIEEHMNPNRPKSMESDFIGSLLRIKENGSSSFPLTLNHIKAVLVDILMGGSDTVENAIVWTMTWLMKKPLVMKKLQEEIRRLGGKKDMIDNQDIEKLPYLRAVIKEAFRLYPPAPLPVPRETTTKCTVNGYEIEGGTMVYINVWAIGRDPAAWENADEFLPERFLEGQNPELVTFGFGRRGCPGMGMTMAEVELVMANLVYKFNWELPVGMKEEDIDFECKPGAALHKKNDLCLVATVVI is encoded by the exons ATGAGGAAGATCTCCACCCTCCATCTCTTCAGCCCGAAGCAAGTTCAATCATCTTACCCCATTTTCAGAGATGAAGTGAGAAAGATTATGGAGAAGATTTCTAGAGATGCCTCTTCTTCCACTGTCGTCAATTTCAGTGAGACGACGATGTCGCTTTTACGTAATATCATGGTCAGACTTGTGTTTGGGGTACATGGAGGTGATCGTTTAAACGTTCTTCTCCGCGAAGTTCTGGTCATATATGCGGCCTTTTTTGTGGAGGATTACTTGCCTTCGCTTCGATGGATTGATAGGCTCTCTGGAATGGCTGCAGCGCTTGATAAGATTTTTCACAAGTTGGATTCTTTTTGTCAAGAATTGATTGAAGAGCATATGAATCCGAATAGGCCAAAATCTATGGAAAGTGACTTCATCGGTAGTTTGTTAAGGATTAAAGAAAATGGATCCTCTTCCTTTCCTCTTACATTAAACCACATCAAAGCTGTACTAGTG GATATTTTAATGGGAGGCAGCGACACGGTAGAAAATGCTATAGTGTGGACAATGACGTGGTTGATGAAAAAGCCTTTGGTGATGAAGAAGTTGCAAGAGGAGATAAGGCGGTTGGGCGGAAAGAAAGATATGATCGATAATCAAGACATAGAGAAACTTCCATATTTGAGGGCAGTTATAAAAGAGGCTTTCAGATTGTATCCACCAGCTCCACTACCAGTGCCAAGAGAGACTACTACCAAGTGTACTGTAAATGGTTATGAAATAGAAGGTGGAACTATGGTGTATATCAATGTTTGGGCTATTGGGCGAGATCCTGCCGCGTGGGAAAATGCGGATGAATTCTTGCCGGAGAGGTTCTTGGAGGGTCAGAATCCGGAGTTGGTAACGTTTGGATTCGGGCGGAGAGGGTGTCCGGGTATGGGAATGACGATGGCCGAGGTGGAACTTGTGATGGCAAATCTTGTATACAAATTTAATTGGGAATTGCCGGTTGGAATGAAGGAAGAGGATATTGATTTCGAGTGTAAGCCTGGAGCAGCACTGCATAAGAAGAATGATCTTTGTCTTGTTGCCACGGTTGTCATATAA